The Sphingosinicella flava genome includes the window GTTATGCGGACGCGAAGGTGATCCTGCTGGGCGAGGCGAGCCACGGCACGTCCGAATTCTACAAGGCGCGGGCGGCCATATCGCGGCGCTTGATCGAACGGCACGGCTTCAACATTGTCGCGGTGGAAGCGGACTGGCCCGATGCGGCGACGATCGATCGCTACGTGCGGCGCAGGCCCGCGCGGCGCGGCGAAGAGCGCGCCTTCCAGCGCTTCCCGACCTGGATGTGGCGCAACACCGATGTCGACGATTTCATTCGCTGGCTGCGGACGCACAATGACGGCCGGGTGCCCGAAGACAAAGTGAGTTTCCGGGGCCTCGATCTTTACAACATGAACGGGTCGATCCGGGCGGTGATCGGCTATCTGGAGGATGTCGATCCGGAGGCGGCGCAGCTGGCGCGGGAGCGCTATAATTGCCTGATGCCTTATTCCCGCAATCCCGCCGCGTATGGCGCGATGGCGATTACGGAAGGCTATGCGCGCTGCGAGGATGAGGTCGTGCGGATGCTGAAGGAATTGCAGCAGAGCCGCGCCGAATATGTCGGGATCGATGATGGCGACGAATTTCTGGACGCCGCCGCCAATGCCCGGCTCGTCAAGAATGCGGAGGCCTATTACCGGGTCATGTACCGTGGCGCGGCGGAAAGCTGGAATTTGCGGGACACGCATATGTTCGAAACGCTCTGCCAGCTGCTCGACGCCAAGGGGCCGGATGCCAAGGCGATCGTTTGGGCGCATAACAGCCATATCGGCAACGCCGCCGCGACCGAGATGGGAGTGGTGCGCGAGGAGCTGAATATCGGGCAACTCTGCCGGGAGAAGTTCGGCAAGCAGGCCGTTCTGCTCGGCTTCGGCACCCATTCGGGCACCGTCGCCGCCGCCGACGATTGGGACGCGCCGATGAAGGTGAAGACAGTGCGCCCCGCGCTCGGCGGCAGTTATGAGGACATGTCGCACAAGGCGGGCCTAAGCCGCTTCCTGCTCGACCTTCGCGGCCTTGGCGCGGAGCTGAAGGCGGCGCTGGATGAGCCGCGCCTGCAACGCTTCATCGGCGTCATCTACCGGCCCGAAACGGAACGCTGGAGCCACTATAGCGAGGCCGTCATGCCGCGTCAGTTCGACGGCTGGGTCTGGTTCGACGAGACCAATGCGGTAAAGCCGCTACCCGGCGAACAGAAGCCGGGCGAGGACGAAACTTACCCGTTCGGGTTGTGACCCTCTCCCTGCGGGAGAGGGAGGGGCCCGCGAAGCGGGAGGGTGAGGGTGACCTTTTGCCGCCTTGTCACCCTCACCCAACCCTCTCCCGAGGGGAGAGGGAGTTACTTATACATGCCGTCGCGCAAGTTGATGCCGTGCTCGATCCAGGCTTTCATGGCGCAGAGCATCTGGGTCCAACCCTGGCAATTGCCGTAAGAGGCATTGAGCCCTGTTTCCGTCTCGCGCCAGCCGCCTTCGGCAATCGTCACCAGCGTGCGGCCATCGTCGAGCGGTTCGAAGGTCATGGTGACCCGGGTTTTGTAGCCGGCATCGACGACGGGCTCCCCCTCGGCAGGGACGCCTTCATTCGCTTCCCATTCCAGCACGATCCGGCGGTCCTTCTCGACCTCGATCACCTCGACCGGAAAGGCGCCGGGATAATCGTGGAAATCCCAGGTGACGGTCGCGCCGGTTTCAAGCCGCCCCTTGGCGCCGCCAGTGGTGAAATAGCGAGAGAGCTGATCGGGGTCGGCAACCGCTTCGAACACTTTCGACACGGGCGCGGCTATCCGCGCCGATACGCTGAATTTCAGGTCCATCTGTCCTCTCCTTGAGTCGCGATCAAATATGTTATATATCTATAACATGTCGACGTCGGAAGCAAATGACCGGATATTCAAAGCCTTGGCCTCGCCCATCCGCCGCGCGATCCTCGATGTTTTGAAGGATCGGCCGCAAACCACGGGAGCGTTGTGCGCGGAGTTCCCGGCGCTCGATCGCTGCACGGTGATGCAGCATCTGAAGGTTCTGGAAAAAGCCGACCTCGTCATCGGCAAGCGCGACGGGCGGGAGCGCTGGAACCACCTCAACCCGCTCCCCATCAAGCAAATCCACGACCGCTGGATCGGCCCCTATGCCGCCCGCGCGGTGGGGATGCTGCAGCAGATCAAGGGCGATTTGGAGGACTAGTGATGGCGCGAGCGGCGCCGCTCTTGTCGGTCCCGCAGGGGCGGAACGCGGACATTGCGTTTACAACGGCTCTGGGCAACACTTAAGCATGAATGTGGTTGCTCGCCTCTCAGCCCTGGTTAGTGTCCTGACGACCGGAGCATGCTCCACTGACAACCGTAGTTGCCTAGTCCCCGATGCAGACTGGTTAGAGGATCCAAACAGCATGCAAACCGCTCATAGGGGTGTGAATACGATCCGATTGAATATCGATGCCATTCCCTATTGGAATGGAGAGGCGGTTAGCTGGCAGGCCTTGGCCGAATACGTCCGCCTTAGCGGAACAATGAACCCACAACCTCTCACCTTATTTCGACCGGCAACCGATGCTCCTTGCGAAGATATAGTAAGGATCCGTTTGCTGATGACGCGCGAATTGCAATGCGCTGAACAGCTGGCATGCGGAGAAGGCCCAGAGTGGTCCGATGTGCCTGACCAGCGAGGCTTCGAAATTTAATCCTTCAAGCTTTCACTATGGGTTGTAAAGGGACGTCCGGAGAATTGAGTCGGCGCGGTCCTGCCCGTGGCAAAGTTTATCTCCGCGTCCGCTCCCGCAATTTCGTGATCGTCGTTGCGTTGGTGATGATTTCAACGTCCGTCTTGAGGTGAAGGAGCTTCACGCCCTTCTCCTTCTGCGCGCGGGCAAGGGCCGGGGCGAAGTCTTCGGTTTTCTCCACCGTTTCGGCCCAGGCGCCGTAGGCGCGGGCGAGGGCGGCGAAATCGGGGTTGGTGAGGCTGGTGCCGGAGGTGCGCTCCGGATAGTCGCGTTCCTGGTGCATGCGTATCGTGCCGTAGCTTTGATTGTCGACGACCAGGATCAGCATGTTGGCGCCGTGGGCGATCGCCGTCGCCATTTCCTGCCCATTCATCAGGAAGTCGCCGTCGCCCGCGACGACGCAGACTTGCCGCTCGGGAAAGCGCAACGCCGCAGCGACGCCTGCGGGCATGCCGTAGCCCATCGACCCGTTGGTCGGTGCGAGCTGGCAGGGGAGGGCGGCATAATGCCAATAGCGGTGCCACCAGCCGGAGAAGTTGCCAGCGCCGTTGCAGATGAAGCTGTCTGCGGGAAGCGCCTCGCGCATCTGCATGACGACCTGGCCGAGATCGAGCGCGGCTTCGGGGCGCGGCTGGGCATCGGTCCAGTCCAGCCATTCCTTGTGTGCCTCCGCTCCGGTCGAGAAGGCGATGACATCATCCTCCCAATCCGCCGCCAGCTCCGCAAATTCGCGGGGGGAGGCGCAGATGGGGAGATCGGCGTGATAGACGCGGCCCAGCTCTGCGGGATCGGGATGGATGTGGACGAGGATCTGGCCCGGATGATCGGGCGTGATGAGGGTGTAGCCATCCGTCGTCGCTTCGCCCAGGCGCGCGCCGACCGCGATGACGAGATCGGCGTCCTTCACGCGCTGGACGAGCTTCGGATTGGGGCCATAGCCGAGATTGCCCGCATAGACGGAGGAGCTGTTCGGCACCGAATCCTGGCGGCGGAAAGCCGCAGCGACGGGCAGGCCGATCCGCTCCGCCCATTCAGTGAAATAATGCGAGGCGGCCTGGTCCCAGCCCGCGCCGCCGACGATGGCGATAGGCGCGCAGGCATTCTTCAGCATGTCGAGCAGGGTCATCATCGCGACGGGATCGCAGGCCTGGGCGGGCGGGCAGACCTTCGGCCGGTCCACCGCTTCGACTTCATCGCGGAGCATGTCTTCGGGCAGCACCAGCACCACCGGCCCCGGACGCCCGGACATGGCGGTCGCGTAGGCGCGGGCGACATATTCTGGAATGCGGGCGGCATCCTCGATCCGCGCCACCCATTTGCAAAGCGGCGCGAACATCGCCGCGAAATCCACCTCCTGAAACCCTTCGCGGTCCCGGTCGTCGCGCGCCACGTCGCCGATGAAAAGGATCATCGGCGTCGAATCCTGATGCGCGACATGAACGCCGACCGAGGCGTTGGTGGCACCGGGACCGCGCGTCACGAAGGCGATGCCGGGGCGGCCCGTCATCTTGCCGTCCGCTTCCGCCATGTAGGCGACGCCGCCCTCCTGCCGGCAGACGACGAGGTCGATTTCCGGCGTGTCGTGAAGGGCGTCGAGCGCCGCGAGATAGCTTTCGCCCGGCACGCAGAAGATGCGGTCGCACCCCTGCGAGAGGAGGTTGTCGATCAGGATGCGGCCGCCGGTGCGTTTCGTGGTCATGGCCCTTCGCACTAGTCGCGTCCGCCCGTGAATTCCACTCCCTTCGCCGTTACTGACAGGCGTGTCAGGCTTGACGTTACGTTCACGTCACCTAGACGTGCTGCTATACCTTCCAGGGAGAAAATGATGACGAAGAGCGAACTCGTTGCCGCGCTGGGTGAAAAGCAGGCTTATATTCCGGGCAAAACCGTAAAGCTCGATTTCGGCGGCGAAGGCACCATCCTGCTCGACGGCGTCAACAATCGGGTGACGGAAGACGATGGCGCCGCCGACACCACGATCAAGGTGAGCTGGGACGATTGGCAAGCGCTCGCCAACGGTCAGCTCGACGGCATGACCGCCTTCATGATGGGCAAGCTGAAGGTCGAGGGCGACATGTCCAATGCCATGCAGCTGCAGGGCGTGCTGGCGAAGCTGAAGAGCTGAATTCCGGCCGCGCGGCGATCCGCTTTTACTCCGCGGCGTGGAGCAATTGCTGGCCGTCCGGATCGGCCATGTTTGCGACCGTGCTGAACGGCAGGTCGATCTCGGCGGTGAAGCCGCCCGGGAAGGCAACGGTCTTGAGAAGCGCGTCGTTATAGGAGAGGGCGAGGCGCTGCCGTACATTGTCGAGGCCGAGCCCGGTGCTCGCGAGTTTCGGCAGCGTCCGCGCGGCGGCGGGTATCGTGGCTTGATCGTCGGTGGCGGCCCGGTTGGTGACACGCAGGATCAGCCGGTCCTGATCGCGGGATGCGGAGAGGCGCAAGGCGACGGGGGCCGAGGTGCGCGCGACGCCATGCTTCACCGCATTTTCGACCAGCGGCTGCAGGATGAAATGCGGAACCAACGCGTCTTCGACATCCCGGCCGATGTCGATCTCCACGATCATTCGCTCGCCGAAACGCACCTTTTCGATGTCGAGATAGGCTTCCATGGCGGCAGCCTCCTCGTCCAGGATGACGGTCCGCGCCGGATCGGCGGCGAGGGAGGCGCGCAGGAAGCTCGCCAGCCGGATCACCATGTTTTCGGCATCCTGCCGGGGGCCGTCGACGATGGTGCTGGCGATGGAATTCAGCGTGTTGAACAGGAAATGGGGATTGAGCTGGAAGCGCAGGGCCGTCGCCTCGGCACGGAGCGCGGCGGTCTCCATCGCCGCCGCCTTGGCCGCATTGTAGCGCGCCATGTCGCTGACGCTGCCCGCCCAAAGCAGGGCCATGGCGAAGGAGAAGACCCAGAAATAGATGAGCGCGACCGTTAGGATGCGGGAAAGCGACAGATCGAGCGCCCATGCCCGCCAGGGCGTGTAGAGGCTAAGCGCTCCCCAACGCGTGCCCATAATATCGACGAAGGCGATGGCGATGCTGCATCCCACCAGCAGGAGGAGCATCGCGGGCCAATATTGGATCGCGGGCTTCCGCGCCAGGGCGACCCGCAGCCTGTTGAGAAAGAGCGTCGCCGCGACCCCCGCCGCGAAGACCGGAATGGATATGGCGAACATGAGCAAGGGCGGACCGCGGCCGATGAGGACGGTGACGAGGTCGGACAGCAGATTGACGAAGCACCAGAGGACGACCGCAAAGCGTGTCGGCGCGTGCGAGCGGAGTCTGCGAAGCGGGCGTATCATTCCAAGCAAAACCTTACTCGCACTGGGTGAGTGGCGGTGCTTAAGCGGGAAATCGCATGCCTCAACGCCTTGTCGGCGACAGGGGCGGCTTTTGTCGACGAACACAGGGGCGCACTCCTGGCGTGGCAGGGCATCACGAAGCCTGAACCGGGCCGGCCTCGCTTGACCGGACTCGCTGCCGCCGCCTATCCGCAGTCCAAAGATCAGGGGAGCGATCCATGAAGAAAATCTATCCCGACGCCGCCGCCGCGCTCGATGGCTTGCTGTTCGACGGCATGACGATCTGCGCGGGCGGTTTCGGCCTGTGCGGCATCCCCGAACGGCTGATCGATGCGATCCAGGCTTCGGGCGTCAAGGATCTGACCGTCGCGTCGAACAATGCCGGGATCGACAATGAAGGCCTCGGCAAGCTGCTGCGCACCCGGCAGATCAAGAAGATGATCTCCTCTTATGTCGGCGAGAATAAGGAGTTCGAACGGCAATATCTGGCGGGCGAGCTGGAGGTCGAATTCTGTCCCCAGGGGACGCTCGCCGAAAGGTGCCGCGCGGGCGGGGCGGGCATTCCGGGTTTCTATACCAAGACCGGCGTCGGCACGCTCGTCGCCGACGGCAAGGAGGTCAAGACGTTCGACGGCGAGGATTATATCCTCGAACGCGGCATCCGCGCTGACCTGTCGATCATCAAGGGGTGGAAAGCCGATGGGAGCGGCAACCTGATTTTTCGCAAGACCGCGCGTAACTTCAACCAGCCCATGGCGACGGCTGGCCGGATCTGCGTGGCGGAAGTCGAAGAAATCGTGCCGGTCGGAACGCTGGATCCCGACTGCATCCACGTTCCCAGCATCTATGTTAAGCGCCTGATCCTCGGGGCGCCCTATGACAAGAAGATCGAATTCCGGATGACGCGACCGAGGGAATCGGCGTGAGGGAGGGCCCCAAATCTCCCCTCCCTTTCAAGGGAGGGGATCGAGGGGTGGGTGCGCGCGTCCGCGCGCCCAAAAGATTCCTGCGCCAATATAGCGGAGCGGCGGCATCGAGCCGCCGCTCCGCTCACCCACCCCTAACCCCTCCCTTGAAAGGGAGGGGGATATTGGCGGTTGCCTTAGCCTTATCGCTTTCCGCTTGCGTTACGGCACCCGCGCAGCAGGCCTCGACTGTGCCGGCTCCCGCTGCCAAACCGGCCGAGCCGCCCGCCACCATGCAGTGGCTGTACGGTTCCGGCGAAGCCGGCGCCCTCGGCATTCAAGCCTATCACGCGATGCGGGATTTCGTGCTGGTCCAGGCGTTGGCGAAACGCTCGGGGCAAAGCGTAGTGCTGGCGGAAGGCTCGACGCTCCAAGCGCCGCAGTTCAGGACTTGCCGCCCGGACGAACCGCTCGCCGTCATTCTGGA containing:
- a CDS encoding protein-L-isoaspartate(D-aspartate) O-methyltransferase, whose translation is MPDLAQAREKMVERQIAARGIHDAPLLDAMRAVPREEFIPHHLIEFAYEDSPLPIEADQTISQPYIVALMIEAAGVAPGDKVLEIGAGSGYAAAIMGKVADHVVSIERHHELAALAAERMRRLGYANVRIVEGDGTEGCPAEAPFDAIIAAASGPSVPDILKAQLKIGGRLVMPLGEPHSVQTLVKVTRRGEDDYDMENLGGVRFVPLIGAYGWQDHRAETAPKTLPQMIADAAEPLPNFDHPDFSALFDRYADAKVILLGEASHGTSEFYKARAAISRRLIERHGFNIVAVEADWPDAATIDRYVRRRPARRGEERAFQRFPTWMWRNTDVDDFIRWLRTHNDGRVPEDKVSFRGLDLYNMNGSIRAVIGYLEDVDPEAAQLARERYNCLMPYSRNPAAYGAMAITEGYARCEDEVVRMLKELQQSRAEYVGIDDGDEFLDAAANARLVKNAEAYYRVMYRGAAESWNLRDTHMFETLCQLLDAKGPDAKAIVWAHNSHIGNAAATEMGVVREELNIGQLCREKFGKQAVLLGFGTHSGTVAAADDWDAPMKVKTVRPALGGSYEDMSHKAGLSRFLLDLRGLGAELKAALDEPRLQRFIGVIYRPETERWSHYSEAVMPRQFDGWVWFDETNAVKPLPGEQKPGEDETYPFGL
- a CDS encoding SRPBCC family protein; its protein translation is MDLKFSVSARIAAPVSKVFEAVADPDQLSRYFTTGGAKGRLETGATVTWDFHDYPGAFPVEVIEVEKDRRIVLEWEANEGVPAEGEPVVDAGYKTRVTMTFEPLDDGRTLVTIAEGGWRETETGLNASYGNCQGWTQMLCAMKAWIEHGINLRDGMYK
- a CDS encoding ArsR/SmtB family transcription factor, yielding MSTSEANDRIFKALASPIRRAILDVLKDRPQTTGALCAEFPALDRCTVMQHLKVLEKADLVIGKRDGRERWNHLNPLPIKQIHDRWIGPYAARAVGMLQQIKGDLED
- a CDS encoding thiamine pyrophosphate-binding protein, with translation MTTKRTGGRILIDNLLSQGCDRIFCVPGESYLAALDALHDTPEIDLVVCRQEGGVAYMAEADGKMTGRPGIAFVTRGPGATNASVGVHVAHQDSTPMILFIGDVARDDRDREGFQEVDFAAMFAPLCKWVARIEDAARIPEYVARAYATAMSGRPGPVVLVLPEDMLRDEVEAVDRPKVCPPAQACDPVAMMTLLDMLKNACAPIAIVGGAGWDQAASHYFTEWAERIGLPVAAAFRRQDSVPNSSSVYAGNLGYGPNPKLVQRVKDADLVIAVGARLGEATTDGYTLITPDHPGQILVHIHPDPAELGRVYHADLPICASPREFAELAADWEDDVIAFSTGAEAHKEWLDWTDAQPRPEAALDLGQVVMQMREALPADSFICNGAGNFSGWWHRYWHYAALPCQLAPTNGSMGYGMPAGVAAALRFPERQVCVVAGDGDFLMNGQEMATAIAHGANMLILVVDNQSYGTIRMHQERDYPERTSGTSLTNPDFAALARAYGAWAETVEKTEDFAPALARAQKEKGVKLLHLKTDVEIITNATTITKLRERTRR
- a CDS encoding SCP2 sterol-binding domain-containing protein; the encoded protein is MMTKSELVAALGEKQAYIPGKTVKLDFGGEGTILLDGVNNRVTEDDGAADTTIKVSWDDWQALANGQLDGMTAFMMGKLKVEGDMSNAMQLQGVLAKLKS
- a CDS encoding sensor histidine kinase, with protein sequence MIRPLRRLRSHAPTRFAVVLWCFVNLLSDLVTVLIGRGPPLLMFAISIPVFAAGVAATLFLNRLRVALARKPAIQYWPAMLLLLVGCSIAIAFVDIMGTRWGALSLYTPWRAWALDLSLSRILTVALIYFWVFSFAMALLWAGSVSDMARYNAAKAAAMETAALRAEATALRFQLNPHFLFNTLNSIASTIVDGPRQDAENMVIRLASFLRASLAADPARTVILDEEAAAMEAYLDIEKVRFGERMIVEIDIGRDVEDALVPHFILQPLVENAVKHGVARTSAPVALRLSASRDQDRLILRVTNRAATDDQATIPAAARTLPKLASTGLGLDNVRQRLALSYNDALLKTVAFPGGFTAEIDLPFSTVANMADPDGQQLLHAAE
- a CDS encoding CoA transferase subunit A, which produces MKKIYPDAAAALDGLLFDGMTICAGGFGLCGIPERLIDAIQASGVKDLTVASNNAGIDNEGLGKLLRTRQIKKMISSYVGENKEFERQYLAGELEVEFCPQGTLAERCRAGGAGIPGFYTKTGVGTLVADGKEVKTFDGEDYILERGIRADLSIIKGWKADGSGNLIFRKTARNFNQPMATAGRICVAEVEEIVPVGTLDPDCIHVPSIYVKRLILGAPYDKKIEFRMTRPRESA